In a single window of the Drosophila gunungcola strain Sukarami unplaced genomic scaffold, Dgunungcola_SK_2 000100F, whole genome shotgun sequence genome:
- the LOC128265198 gene encoding uncharacterized protein LOC128265198 isoform X1 — translation MSTSLLEIPSTKKYQLLQEEKSVRSKSPSQSRAIKSSSLKVSGTDKYQITQEETIKFSKSLPQSIHISRSFFALTSTEKYQKNQRKIFKLSKFLPMGSRITRSYVKISSTENYQINQVTTTKQSESPPQSIKIQGISSAISSTETLAKFQEKTRKLSNVPTQSIDISIISLGMPSHEIYQLSQEKTRLLSTSQSQSIIKLRSSYNISSLEKHQIYQEKTSVLLISAPQISIVPTSLFKEASTEKYQIPQEEKSQLILIKLQSHSGKIKISSIGTLIPETNQITQDETTEASVSPPQSITVRRRSFAIPSTQTYPITQEETRKLSKAPQSSKMPVYQLRQEGTKKELTSPLQSLRISRSSTNSSSTENDQTTKKKTRTLSKSSLQVSTKPTNVFKVASTEKYQIPQGEKRELTKPPPQSITIRSRSFEISSTETYPIHRSGSIKSLIIPRSSVVISSTEKYIKSQQEKIKRSSTIPSSSCIDCTEKYQITEKETIKVSESPPSKIPTSSFAILRLEKIKLSKSPLKSSTISSGSCIECTKKYQITKEKTRKLLKSLILSGKSSSSKTASSEIYHLRQEKTSKLSCSSKQSIPIPSNSFAIPSTQTFQKPQEDISKLAKPAPQSGIKKSSSIEISKTEKSQKTQKESRKISISSPQTSTMSTSLLKIPSTEKYQIPQVENSLLRKPLLQYSTIKILSRETYQITQEETIKPSDPQSINIPSSSFELSITEKYEKAQHEKNKLSISTLQSSIISSSSSVECTEIYQVTQEKARKPSKTPTISGKISSCSFIAPDTKKYNLYNSPTKSIPITSSSLEILTSVTQVEKEELFKSTSLSSRISFSLKFSSTVIRKLSEGSHFKICSTEKYHQPQQEKVRPSKSLLQTSTISSSSCIECTEKNQTSKIKKSISLSGSRTLSSKIPKSSFKITGTEIYQQSQEETSKLTKSPLQLFTISSSWIALSSTQKYQTPQEEKRQLTIPTTQSSTTKRSSIKLLSAENHQTNQWETTERSEFLPQSIIIPRGAISSAETYPIQIQKLFKILSSSLKIPSAKMYQLSQEETRNLSKSASQSIPISRNTIKISSFGLSSKEKYKITQEGTPKLSESSFQSITVSASSFENSCTEKLHSTESSKISSLEIKISKPISIDINANLYKQTEQISAPLGKSSLKQQTVSKLQNFNYNEHKHTNIVKRAISDQNVSSKHQKHKIDITQQSRSISTHSGRSSNTMNLQSSKKTKSIGGKTINSSKTNINKTRITRFFSRNVLSKELSISTELTKGALCMCTCVIDPDEDICSCNCTITKRTLLKNMEKAIKGDGISTRLLKNVRKENQTKAGHNGKKVATYNLISHVSKTFRFPYKTLKYKNETPKIDLKEQISPKLNFNKNVLIMTYKELLGTSKNALMLSNDEKSKGLIQENYIFNKQLFLTTDEFLSTTNVQVIHLYFKHGICNNYLFIAF, via the coding sequence ATGTCAACTAGTTTATTGGAAATTCCGAGTACTAAAAAATACCAATTACTTCAAGAGGAAAAGAGTGTACGATCAAAATCTCCATCCCAGTCACGTGCAATAAAAAGTAGTTCCTTAAAAGTTTCAGGAACagataaatatcaaataactCAAGAggaaactattaaattttcgAAATCTTTACCTCAATCGATTCATATATCGAGAAGCTTTTTTGCGCTAACGAGTAcagaaaaatatcaaaaaaatcaaaggaaaATTTTTAAGCTATCAAAATTTTTACCTATGGGTAGTAGAATAACAAGAAGTTACGTTAAAATTTCAAGTACAGAAAACtatcaaataaatcaagttACAACAACTAAACAATCGGAATCTCCACCACAATCGATAAAAATTCAAGGAATTTCATCTGCAATTTCTAGTACAGAAACGTTGgcaaaatttcaagaaaaaacaagaaaactaTCGAATGTTCCAACCCAATCTATTGACATATCTATAATTTCGTTAGGAATGCCGAGTCACGAAATATATCAACTGAGTCAAGAGAAAACAAGATTACTATCGACATCTCAATCGCAATcgataataaaattaagaagttCATATAACATTTCGAGTTTAGAAAAACATCAAATATATCAAGAAAAAACAAGTGTGTTATTGATATCTGCCCCTCAAATAAGTATAGTGCCAACTAGTTTATTCAAAGAAGCGAGTAccgaaaaatatcaaataccTCAAGAGGAAAAAAGTCaactaatattaattaaacttcAATCCCACTccggtaaaataaaaattagttcaATTGGAACTTTGATCCCagaaacaaatcaaataacTCAAGATGAAACAACTGAAGCATCCGTGTCCCCCCCTCAATCGATTACAGTACGAAGACGTTCATTTGCAATTCCGAGTACACAAACGTACCCAATAACTCAAGAGGAAACAAGAAAACTATCGAAAGCACCTCAATCAAGTAAAATGCCAGTATATCAACTGAGGCAAGAAGgaacaaaaaaagaattgaCATCTCCATTGCAATCGTTAAGAATATCAAGAAGTTCAACTAACAGTTCGAGTACAGAAAATGATCAAActaccaaaaagaaaacaagaacaTTATCGAAGTCTTCACTTCAAGTAAGTACAAAGCCaactaatgtttttaaagttgcGAGTAccgaaaaatatcaaataccTCAAGGGGAAAAACGGGAATTAACAAAACCGCCACCTCAGTCTATTACAATAAGAAGTAGGTCATTTGAAATTTCGAGTACAGAAACATATCCAATACATCGGTCTGGTTCAATAAAATCGCTTATAATTCCAAGAAGTTCAGTGGTAATTTCTAgtacagaaaaatatataaaatctcaacaggaaaaaataaaacgatcTAGTACAATACCAAGTAGTTCATGCATAGATTGTAcagaaaaatatcaaataactgaaaaagaaacaataaaagtatCGGAGTCACCACCAAGTAAAATACCAACTAGTTCATTTGCAATTCTCcgtttggaaaaaattaaactatcgAAATCTCCCCTCAAATCTAGTACAATATCAAGTGGTTCATGTATagaatgtacaaaaaaatatcaaataactaaagagaaaacaagaaagctattaaaatctttaattcTTTCTGGTAAAAGTAGCTCATCTAAAACTGCAAGCTCAGAAATATATCATTTGCGTCAAGAGAAAACAAGTAAACTATCTTGTTCTTCAAAGCAATCAATTCCAATACCCAGCAACTCATTTGCAATTCCGAGTACACAAACGTTCCAAAAACCTCAAGAGGATATAAGTAAACTTGCCAAACCTGCACCTCAGTCTGGTATAAAGAAAAGTagttcaattgaaatttcaaaaacagaaaaatctCAAAAAACTCAAAAGGAATCAAGAAAAATATCGATATCTTCACCTCAAACAAGCACAATGTCAACTAGTTTACTAAAAATTCCGAGTActgaaaaatatcaaataccTCAAGTGGAAAATAGTTTGCTACGGAAACCTTTACTCCAGTATagtacaataaaaattttgagtaGAGAAACCTATCAAATAACTCAAGAGGAAACAATAAAACCATCGGATCCTCAATCGATTAATATACCAAGTAGTTCATTTGAACTTTCCATTacagaaaaatatgaaaaagctcaacatgaaaaaaataaactatcgATATCAACCCTCCAATCTAGTATAATATCCAGTAGTTCAAGTGTAGAATGTACTGAAATATATCAAGTTACTCAAGAGAAAGCAAGGAAACCATCGAAAACTCCAACTATTTCTGGTAAAATATCAAGTTGTTCATTTATAGCTccagacacaaaaaaatataatctaTATAATTCTCCAACGAAATCAATTCCAATAACAAGCAGTTCGCTTGAAATTTTGACTTCAGTAACTCAAGTGGAAAAAGAAGAGTTATTCAAATCAACATCTCTATCTAGTAGAATatcattttcattaaaattttctagCACAGTAATACGAAAACTATCGGAAGGTAGtcactttaaaatttgtagtACAGAAAAATATCATCAACCCCAACAGGAAAAAGTTAGACCATCGAAATCTCTCCTTCAAACTAGCACAATATCAAGTAGTTCATGTATTGAGTGtacagaaaaaaatcaaacaagtaaaataaaaaaaagtataagtCTTTCGGGGTCAAGAACACTATCAAGTAAAATACCAAAaagttcatttaaaattacGGGTACAGAAATATATCAACAGAGTCAAGAGGAAACAAGCAAACTAACAAAATCTCCATTACAATTGTTTACAATATCAAGTAGTTGGATTGCACTTTCGAGtacacaaaaatatcaaacacCTCAAGAGGAAAAACGTCAACTTACAATACCTACAACTCAGTCAAGTACAACTAAAAGAAGTTCAATTAAACTTTTGAGTGCAGAAAACCATCAAACAAATCAATGGGAAACAACTGAACGTTCGGAGTTTTTACCTCAATCGATTATAATACCACGTGGAGCCATTTCGAGTGCAGAAACATATccaatacaaatacaaaaattatttaaaatattaagtagCTCCTTAAAAATTCCGAGTGCAAAAATGTATCAACTGAGTCAAGAAGAAACAagaaatttatcaaaatctgCATCGCAGTCTATACCAATATCAAGAAATACGATAAAAATTAGTTCGTTTGGACTTTCaagtaaagaaaaatataaaataactcaAGAGGGAACACCTAAATTATCGGAATCTTCGTTTCAATCGATTACAGTATCAGCTAGTTCATTTGAAAATTCGTGTACGGAAAAGCTTCACAGTACAGAATCTTCGAAAATTTCATCGTTGGAAATTAAGATATCCAAACCAATTAGTATCGacataaatgcaaatttatataaacaaacgGAACAAATTAGTGCACCCTTAGGAAAAAGTAGtttaaaacagcaaacagtcagtaaattacaaaattttaattataatgaaCATAAACACACAAACATAGTTAAAAGAGCTATATCTGATCAAAATGTTTCTAGTAAACaccaaaaacataaaatagaCATAACACAACAATCGAGAAGTATATCGACACATTCTGGTAGGTCAAGTAATACAATGAACCTGCAAAGTAgtaaaaaaaccaaatccaTTGGAGGAAAGACTATAAATTCTTCAAAAACtaacattaataaaacaagGATCACGAGATTTTTTAGCAGGAATGTTCTATCAAAAGAGCTGTCAATCAGTACTGAGCTTACTAAAGGAGCGCTTTGTATGTGTACATGTGTTATTGATCCTGATGAGGACATCTGCTCTTGTAATTGCACAATCACGAAGCGTacgttattaaaaaatatggaaaaagcAATAAAG
- the LOC128265198 gene encoding uncharacterized protein LOC128265198 isoform X2 has product MSTSLLEIPSTKKYQLLQEEKSVRSKSPSQSRAIKSSSLKVSGTDKYQITQEETIKFSKSLPQSIHISRSFFALTSTEKYQKNQRKIFKLSKFLPMGSRITRSYVKISSTENYQINQVTTTKQSESPPQSIKIQGISSAISSTETLAKFQEKTRKLSNVPTQSIDISIISLGMPSHEIYQLSQEKTRLLSTSQSQSIIKLRSSYNISSLEKHQIYQEKTSVLLISAPQISIVPTSLFKEASTEKYQIPQEEKSQLILIKLQSHSGKIKISSIGTLIPETNQITQDETTEASVSPPQSITVRRRSFAIPSTQTYPITQEETRKLSKAPQSSKMPVYQLRQEGTKKELTSPLQSLRISRSSTNSSSTENDQTTKKKTRTLSKSSLQVSTKPTNVFKVASTEKYQIPQGEKRELTKPPPQSITIRSRSFEISSTETYPIHRSGSIKSLIIPRSSVVISSTEKYIKSQQEKIKRSSTIPSSSCIDCTEKYQITEKETIKVSESPPSKIPTSSFAILRLEKIKLSKSPLKSSTISSGSCIECTKKYQITKEKTRKLLKSLILSGKSSSSKTASSEIYHLRQEKTSKLSCSSKQSIPIPSNSFAIPSTQTFQKPQEDISKLAKPAPQSGIKKSSSIEISKTEKSQKTQKESRKISISSPQTSTMSTSLLKIPSTEKYQIPQVENSLLRKPLLQYSTIKILSRETYQITQEETIKPSDPQSINIPSSSFELSITEKYEKAQHEKNKLSISTLQSSIISSSSSVECTEIYQVTQEKARKPSKTPTISGKISSCSFIAPDTKKYNLYNSPTKSIPITSSSLEILTSVTQVEKEELFKSTSLSSRISFSLKFSSTVIRKLSEGSHFKICSTEKYHQPQQEKVRPSKSLLQTSTISSSSCIECTEKNQTSKIKKSISLSGSRTLSSKIPKSSFKITGTEIYQQSQEETSKLTKSPLQLFTISSSWIALSSTQKYQTPQEEKRQLTIPTTQSSTTKRSSIKLLSAENHQTNQWETTERSEFLPQSIIIPRGAISSAETYPIQIQKLFKILSSSLKIPSAKMYQLSQEETRNLSKSASQSIPISRNTIKISSFGLSSKEKYKITQEGTPKLSESSFQSITVSASSFENSCTEKLHSTESSKISSLEIKISKPISIDINANLYKQTEQISAPLGKSSLKQQTVSKLQNFNYNEHKHTNIVKRAISDQNVSSKHQKHKIDITQQSRSISTHSGRSSNTMNLQSSKKTKSIGGKTINSSKTNINKTRITRFFSRNVLSKELSISTELTKGALCMCTCVIDPDEDICSCNCTITKRTLLKNMEKAIKVLRTNQPINSKASCSTPNSYC; this is encoded by the exons ATGTCAACTAGTTTATTGGAAATTCCGAGTACTAAAAAATACCAATTACTTCAAGAGGAAAAGAGTGTACGATCAAAATCTCCATCCCAGTCACGTGCAATAAAAAGTAGTTCCTTAAAAGTTTCAGGAACagataaatatcaaataactCAAGAggaaactattaaattttcgAAATCTTTACCTCAATCGATTCATATATCGAGAAGCTTTTTTGCGCTAACGAGTAcagaaaaatatcaaaaaaatcaaaggaaaATTTTTAAGCTATCAAAATTTTTACCTATGGGTAGTAGAATAACAAGAAGTTACGTTAAAATTTCAAGTACAGAAAACtatcaaataaatcaagttACAACAACTAAACAATCGGAATCTCCACCACAATCGATAAAAATTCAAGGAATTTCATCTGCAATTTCTAGTACAGAAACGTTGgcaaaatttcaagaaaaaacaagaaaactaTCGAATGTTCCAACCCAATCTATTGACATATCTATAATTTCGTTAGGAATGCCGAGTCACGAAATATATCAACTGAGTCAAGAGAAAACAAGATTACTATCGACATCTCAATCGCAATcgataataaaattaagaagttCATATAACATTTCGAGTTTAGAAAAACATCAAATATATCAAGAAAAAACAAGTGTGTTATTGATATCTGCCCCTCAAATAAGTATAGTGCCAACTAGTTTATTCAAAGAAGCGAGTAccgaaaaatatcaaataccTCAAGAGGAAAAAAGTCaactaatattaattaaacttcAATCCCACTccggtaaaataaaaattagttcaATTGGAACTTTGATCCCagaaacaaatcaaataacTCAAGATGAAACAACTGAAGCATCCGTGTCCCCCCCTCAATCGATTACAGTACGAAGACGTTCATTTGCAATTCCGAGTACACAAACGTACCCAATAACTCAAGAGGAAACAAGAAAACTATCGAAAGCACCTCAATCAAGTAAAATGCCAGTATATCAACTGAGGCAAGAAGgaacaaaaaaagaattgaCATCTCCATTGCAATCGTTAAGAATATCAAGAAGTTCAACTAACAGTTCGAGTACAGAAAATGATCAAActaccaaaaagaaaacaagaacaTTATCGAAGTCTTCACTTCAAGTAAGTACAAAGCCaactaatgtttttaaagttgcGAGTAccgaaaaatatcaaataccTCAAGGGGAAAAACGGGAATTAACAAAACCGCCACCTCAGTCTATTACAATAAGAAGTAGGTCATTTGAAATTTCGAGTACAGAAACATATCCAATACATCGGTCTGGTTCAATAAAATCGCTTATAATTCCAAGAAGTTCAGTGGTAATTTCTAgtacagaaaaatatataaaatctcaacaggaaaaaataaaacgatcTAGTACAATACCAAGTAGTTCATGCATAGATTGTAcagaaaaatatcaaataactgaaaaagaaacaataaaagtatCGGAGTCACCACCAAGTAAAATACCAACTAGTTCATTTGCAATTCTCcgtttggaaaaaattaaactatcgAAATCTCCCCTCAAATCTAGTACAATATCAAGTGGTTCATGTATagaatgtacaaaaaaatatcaaataactaaagagaaaacaagaaagctattaaaatctttaattcTTTCTGGTAAAAGTAGCTCATCTAAAACTGCAAGCTCAGAAATATATCATTTGCGTCAAGAGAAAACAAGTAAACTATCTTGTTCTTCAAAGCAATCAATTCCAATACCCAGCAACTCATTTGCAATTCCGAGTACACAAACGTTCCAAAAACCTCAAGAGGATATAAGTAAACTTGCCAAACCTGCACCTCAGTCTGGTATAAAGAAAAGTagttcaattgaaatttcaaaaacagaaaaatctCAAAAAACTCAAAAGGAATCAAGAAAAATATCGATATCTTCACCTCAAACAAGCACAATGTCAACTAGTTTACTAAAAATTCCGAGTActgaaaaatatcaaataccTCAAGTGGAAAATAGTTTGCTACGGAAACCTTTACTCCAGTATagtacaataaaaattttgagtaGAGAAACCTATCAAATAACTCAAGAGGAAACAATAAAACCATCGGATCCTCAATCGATTAATATACCAAGTAGTTCATTTGAACTTTCCATTacagaaaaatatgaaaaagctcaacatgaaaaaaataaactatcgATATCAACCCTCCAATCTAGTATAATATCCAGTAGTTCAAGTGTAGAATGTACTGAAATATATCAAGTTACTCAAGAGAAAGCAAGGAAACCATCGAAAACTCCAACTATTTCTGGTAAAATATCAAGTTGTTCATTTATAGCTccagacacaaaaaaatataatctaTATAATTCTCCAACGAAATCAATTCCAATAACAAGCAGTTCGCTTGAAATTTTGACTTCAGTAACTCAAGTGGAAAAAGAAGAGTTATTCAAATCAACATCTCTATCTAGTAGAATatcattttcattaaaattttctagCACAGTAATACGAAAACTATCGGAAGGTAGtcactttaaaatttgtagtACAGAAAAATATCATCAACCCCAACAGGAAAAAGTTAGACCATCGAAATCTCTCCTTCAAACTAGCACAATATCAAGTAGTTCATGTATTGAGTGtacagaaaaaaatcaaacaagtaaaataaaaaaaagtataagtCTTTCGGGGTCAAGAACACTATCAAGTAAAATACCAAAaagttcatttaaaattacGGGTACAGAAATATATCAACAGAGTCAAGAGGAAACAAGCAAACTAACAAAATCTCCATTACAATTGTTTACAATATCAAGTAGTTGGATTGCACTTTCGAGtacacaaaaatatcaaacacCTCAAGAGGAAAAACGTCAACTTACAATACCTACAACTCAGTCAAGTACAACTAAAAGAAGTTCAATTAAACTTTTGAGTGCAGAAAACCATCAAACAAATCAATGGGAAACAACTGAACGTTCGGAGTTTTTACCTCAATCGATTATAATACCACGTGGAGCCATTTCGAGTGCAGAAACATATccaatacaaatacaaaaattatttaaaatattaagtagCTCCTTAAAAATTCCGAGTGCAAAAATGTATCAACTGAGTCAAGAAGAAACAagaaatttatcaaaatctgCATCGCAGTCTATACCAATATCAAGAAATACGATAAAAATTAGTTCGTTTGGACTTTCaagtaaagaaaaatataaaataactcaAGAGGGAACACCTAAATTATCGGAATCTTCGTTTCAATCGATTACAGTATCAGCTAGTTCATTTGAAAATTCGTGTACGGAAAAGCTTCACAGTACAGAATCTTCGAAAATTTCATCGTTGGAAATTAAGATATCCAAACCAATTAGTATCGacataaatgcaaatttatataaacaaacgGAACAAATTAGTGCACCCTTAGGAAAAAGTAGtttaaaacagcaaacagtcagtaaattacaaaattttaattataatgaaCATAAACACACAAACATAGTTAAAAGAGCTATATCTGATCAAAATGTTTCTAGTAAACaccaaaaacataaaatagaCATAACACAACAATCGAGAAGTATATCGACACATTCTGGTAGGTCAAGTAATACAATGAACCTGCAAAGTAgtaaaaaaaccaaatccaTTGGAGGAAAGACTATAAATTCTTCAAAAACtaacattaataaaacaagGATCACGAGATTTTTTAGCAGGAATGTTCTATCAAAAGAGCTGTCAATCAGTACTGAGCTTACTAAAGGAGCGCTTTGTATGTGTACATGTGTTATTGATCCTGATGAGGACATCTGCTCTTGTAATTGCACAATCACGAAGCGTacgttattaaaaaatatggaaaaagcAATAAAG GTCCTTCGGACAAATCAGCCGATTAATTCAAAAGCGAGCTGTAGTACTCCCAACAGTTATTGTTAA